A region from the Panicum hallii strain FIL2 chromosome 1, PHallii_v3.1, whole genome shotgun sequence genome encodes:
- the LOC112886089 gene encoding uncharacterized protein LOC112886089 encodes MDAQPNWRAGTAASRLSYKNATIAVCAFNLLVAALLLHNYYSSWTRIAGGDQFDSAQLRYIWESEELRRAMEPVDLIRRVKAIEQEAYGEHGMATQEDPKQTAAVDLSNRLKDLRAGNDGSSQKALEEWRKRKMERARQRAIEKNGISGAKTL; translated from the exons ATGGACGCCCAGCCTAATTGGAGAGCGGGGACAGCGGCCTCGAGGTTGTCGTACAAGAACGCCACCATCGCCGTGTGCGCCTTTAACCTCCTCGTTGCTGCCCTCCTCCTTCACAACTACTACTCGTCCTGGACGCGCATCGCAGGCGGTGACCAGTTCGATTCTG CTCAGCTTCGGTATATATGGGAATCTGAAGAGTTGCGCCGTGCCATGGAACCTGTGGATTTGATTAGAAGA GTGAAGGCAATTGAGCAAGAAGCTTATGGTGAGCATGGCATGGCAACACAAGAAGATCCTAAGCAGACTGCTGCTGTTGATTTATCAAATAGGCTGAAAGATTTAAGGGCAGGGAATGATGGCAGCAGCCAAAAAG CTCTTGAAGAATGGCGTAAACGGAAGATGGAGCGTGCAAGGCAGCGAGCAATAGAAAAGAATGGGATATCTGGTGCAAAAACACTATGA